From a region of the Labrus mixtus chromosome 5, fLabMix1.1, whole genome shotgun sequence genome:
- the bmp3 gene encoding bone morphogenetic protein 3 isoform X1, with protein sequence MRVSGSSMALYSRFVLVLLYGWSYLCVGYCAMLKTDNFPERRKVDFTHSVDKKQPVKEDQDPLLQDTLTGHMQMLYAKYNRAGFPFKDGNTVRSFKAHWGTINQKQLQIFNLTSLTKSEDVLSATLHYYIGDLQNSTQSRHGPRRHSHIHMVVWSFASVDNRTRTLGHVRINVSTLYRDFISWQWKDVTRVVNQAKNHDQLLIGIDVVSQGPRPWKELLSDRSPYILVYANDSAISEPESVVATLQRRHLVGGEGAVPHGLQKLRPQERNDTEHEQRKPRRARSVNVLLPLQNNELPGPEYPYETTGWDETSPYEPLENKQARRPRKKTRGKNQRHKMPLLQFDEQTIKKARKKQWNEPRNCARRYLKVDFADIGWSEWIISPKSFDAYYCSGSCQFPMPKALKPSNHATIQSIVRAVGVVPGIPEPCCVPEKMSSLSILFFDEDKNVVLKVYPNMTVDSCACR encoded by the exons ATG CGTGTCAGCGGCTCCAGCATGGCTCTCTACTCCCGCTTTGTGCTCGTGTTACTTTACGGATGGAGTTATCTGTGCGTTGGATATTGCGCGATGCTGAAAACGGACAATTTCCCCGAGAGACGGAAGGTGGATTTTACGCACTCGGTGGATAAAAAGCAGCCCGTGAAGGAGGACCAGGACCCGCTCTTACAGGATACACTGACGGGACACATGCAGATGCTTTACGCGAAGTACAACCGAGCTGGATTTCCCTTCAAGGACGGAAACACGGTCCGGAGTTTCAAAGCGCACTGGG GAACGATAAACCAGAAGCAGCTGCAGATCTTCAACCTGACGTCCCTCACTAAGTCTGAGGACGTCCTGTCGGCCACTCTCCATTATTACATCGGAGACCTTCAGAACAGCACGCAGAGCCGCCACGGGCCCCGCAGGCACAGCCACATCCACATGGTCGTCTGGAGCTTCGCCTCCGTGGACAACCGCACGAGGACTCTGGGACACGTTCGCATCAACGTGTCCACGCTGTACAGGGACTTCATCTCGTGGCAGTGGAAGGACGTCACCCGCGTGGTCAACCAGGCCAAAAACCACGACCAGCTCCTTATCGGGATCGACGTGGTCTCGCAGGGACCCCGGCCCTGGAAGGAGCTGCTGTCGGACCGCTCGCCGTACATCCTGGTCTACGCCAATGACTCGGCCATCTCCGAACCCGAGAGCGTGGTCGCCACTCTGCAGAGGCGCCACCTGGTGGGAGGCGAGGGCGCCGTCCCGCACGGCCTACAGAAACTGCGTCCTCAAGAGCGAAACGACACCGAACACGAGCAGAGGAAGCCGCGACGCGCTCGCTCGGTGAACGTTCTGCTGCCGCTGCAGAACAACGAGCTCCCCGGGCCCGAGTATCCGTACGAGACGACGGGCTGGGACGAGACGAGTCCGTACGAACCTTTAGAGAACAAGCAGGCCCGCCGGCCGCGCAAAAAGACGAGAGGCAAGAACCAGCGGCACAAGATGCCCCTGCTGCAGTTTGACGAACAGACGATTAAAAAGGCGCGGAAGAAGCAGTGGAACGAGCCGAGGAACTGCGCCCGCCGCTACCTGAAGGTGGACTTCGCCGACATCGGATGGAGCGAATGGATTATATCGCCAAAGTCGTTTGACGCCTACTACTGCTCAGGATCCTGCCAGTTCCCCATGCCCAAG GCTCTGAAGCCGTCGAACCACGCCACCATCCAGAGTATAGTGCGAGCGGTGGGCGTCGTCCCGGGCATCCCCGAGCCGTGCTGCGTCCCGGAGAAGATGTCCTCCCTCAGCATCCTCTTCTTCGACGAGGACAAGAACGTGGTGCTGAAGGTTTACCCCAACATGACCGTGGACTCCTGCGCGTGTcgatag
- the bmp3 gene encoding bone morphogenetic protein 3 isoform X2, translating into MALYSRFVLVLLYGWSYLCVGYCAMLKTDNFPERRKVDFTHSVDKKQPVKEDQDPLLQDTLTGHMQMLYAKYNRAGFPFKDGNTVRSFKAHWGTINQKQLQIFNLTSLTKSEDVLSATLHYYIGDLQNSTQSRHGPRRHSHIHMVVWSFASVDNRTRTLGHVRINVSTLYRDFISWQWKDVTRVVNQAKNHDQLLIGIDVVSQGPRPWKELLSDRSPYILVYANDSAISEPESVVATLQRRHLVGGEGAVPHGLQKLRPQERNDTEHEQRKPRRARSVNVLLPLQNNELPGPEYPYETTGWDETSPYEPLENKQARRPRKKTRGKNQRHKMPLLQFDEQTIKKARKKQWNEPRNCARRYLKVDFADIGWSEWIISPKSFDAYYCSGSCQFPMPKALKPSNHATIQSIVRAVGVVPGIPEPCCVPEKMSSLSILFFDEDKNVVLKVYPNMTVDSCACR; encoded by the exons ATGGCTCTCTACTCCCGCTTTGTGCTCGTGTTACTTTACGGATGGAGTTATCTGTGCGTTGGATATTGCGCGATGCTGAAAACGGACAATTTCCCCGAGAGACGGAAGGTGGATTTTACGCACTCGGTGGATAAAAAGCAGCCCGTGAAGGAGGACCAGGACCCGCTCTTACAGGATACACTGACGGGACACATGCAGATGCTTTACGCGAAGTACAACCGAGCTGGATTTCCCTTCAAGGACGGAAACACGGTCCGGAGTTTCAAAGCGCACTGGG GAACGATAAACCAGAAGCAGCTGCAGATCTTCAACCTGACGTCCCTCACTAAGTCTGAGGACGTCCTGTCGGCCACTCTCCATTATTACATCGGAGACCTTCAGAACAGCACGCAGAGCCGCCACGGGCCCCGCAGGCACAGCCACATCCACATGGTCGTCTGGAGCTTCGCCTCCGTGGACAACCGCACGAGGACTCTGGGACACGTTCGCATCAACGTGTCCACGCTGTACAGGGACTTCATCTCGTGGCAGTGGAAGGACGTCACCCGCGTGGTCAACCAGGCCAAAAACCACGACCAGCTCCTTATCGGGATCGACGTGGTCTCGCAGGGACCCCGGCCCTGGAAGGAGCTGCTGTCGGACCGCTCGCCGTACATCCTGGTCTACGCCAATGACTCGGCCATCTCCGAACCCGAGAGCGTGGTCGCCACTCTGCAGAGGCGCCACCTGGTGGGAGGCGAGGGCGCCGTCCCGCACGGCCTACAGAAACTGCGTCCTCAAGAGCGAAACGACACCGAACACGAGCAGAGGAAGCCGCGACGCGCTCGCTCGGTGAACGTTCTGCTGCCGCTGCAGAACAACGAGCTCCCCGGGCCCGAGTATCCGTACGAGACGACGGGCTGGGACGAGACGAGTCCGTACGAACCTTTAGAGAACAAGCAGGCCCGCCGGCCGCGCAAAAAGACGAGAGGCAAGAACCAGCGGCACAAGATGCCCCTGCTGCAGTTTGACGAACAGACGATTAAAAAGGCGCGGAAGAAGCAGTGGAACGAGCCGAGGAACTGCGCCCGCCGCTACCTGAAGGTGGACTTCGCCGACATCGGATGGAGCGAATGGATTATATCGCCAAAGTCGTTTGACGCCTACTACTGCTCAGGATCCTGCCAGTTCCCCATGCCCAAG GCTCTGAAGCCGTCGAACCACGCCACCATCCAGAGTATAGTGCGAGCGGTGGGCGTCGTCCCGGGCATCCCCGAGCCGTGCTGCGTCCCGGAGAAGATGTCCTCCCTCAGCATCCTCTTCTTCGACGAGGACAAGAACGTGGTGCTGAAGGTTTACCCCAACATGACCGTGGACTCCTGCGCGTGTcgatag